The following coding sequences lie in one Megalodesulfovibrio gigas DSM 1382 = ATCC 19364 genomic window:
- a CDS encoding VgrG-related protein yields MIQNLAALSQTRTGTSATSAEDARLRRRITDAVFSSGAQKSWAENQASRHGLSFADKLFGYSQATTTSTAQGDAIDAIKSPSTRLDRKALTVVAQLQEEYGDNKHALRKPVNRPEGAAKDLPNTHVSGIPKSDTPQPRTRAAAAPKEEAKALHSNDGLVRGSVQRSYRSSPSYEALAREHKELLQERINGLKEDSFLEEDPLELGGLAAQFESGPEGVAAIGYDRVGGTSYGKYQISSRAGTMSRFIAYLREEEPDWANRLTASGKANTRGRRGAMPDTWKAIAKENPARFEALQDDFILRTNYHPAREAIMEATKVDVSSCSPVLQDVLHSTAVQHGPGGASRIFISALQRTGATPDKVAEEKLIEEIYRTRKRNFGSSSWRVRRAVAERLTTEKDMAIDLLKQGAMLADKDA; encoded by the coding sequence ATGATCCAGAACCTCGCCGCGTTGTCGCAGACGAGAACAGGAACCTCAGCCACGTCGGCGGAAGACGCGCGGCTGCGCCGTCGGATCACTGACGCCGTGTTCTCCAGCGGGGCCCAGAAATCCTGGGCCGAGAACCAGGCCAGCCGGCACGGTCTCTCCTTTGCCGACAAACTGTTCGGCTACAGTCAGGCCACCACCACGTCCACGGCGCAAGGGGACGCCATAGACGCCATCAAGTCCCCTTCCACCCGGCTGGACCGCAAGGCCCTCACCGTGGTGGCCCAGTTGCAGGAAGAATATGGGGACAACAAGCACGCCCTGCGCAAGCCGGTGAATCGGCCCGAGGGCGCAGCCAAAGACCTGCCCAACACCCATGTGTCCGGCATCCCCAAATCTGATACGCCACAGCCCCGCACGCGTGCCGCAGCGGCCCCGAAGGAGGAGGCCAAGGCCCTCCACTCCAACGACGGGCTGGTGCGCGGCTCGGTGCAGCGGTCCTACCGCAGTTCCCCCAGCTACGAGGCCCTGGCCCGGGAGCACAAGGAACTGCTGCAGGAGCGGATCAACGGCTTGAAGGAAGACAGTTTTCTGGAGGAGGATCCCCTGGAGCTGGGCGGCCTGGCCGCGCAGTTTGAATCCGGCCCCGAGGGCGTGGCGGCCATCGGCTATGACCGCGTGGGCGGCACCTCCTACGGCAAATACCAGATTTCTTCGCGTGCCGGCACCATGAGCCGGTTCATCGCCTACCTGCGCGAGGAAGAACCGGACTGGGCCAATCGTTTGACAGCCAGTGGCAAAGCCAACACCCGCGGCCGCCGCGGCGCCATGCCGGACACCTGGAAGGCCATCGCCAAGGAGAATCCGGCCCGGTTCGAGGCCCTGCAGGACGATTTCATCCTGCGCACCAACTACCACCCGGCCCGGGAGGCCATCATGGAGGCCACCAAGGTCGATGTCTCCAGTTGTTCCCCGGTGCTGCAGGACGTGCTCCACTCCACGGCCGTGCAGCATGGCCCGGGCGGCGCGTCCCGCATTTTCATCAGCGCCTTGCAGCGCACCGGAGCCACGCCGGACAAGGTGGCCGAAGAAAAGCTCATCGAGGAGATTTACCGCACCCGCAAGCGCAATTTCGGTTCGTCATCCTGGCGGGTGCGCCGGGCCGTGGCCGAGCGCCTGACCACGGAAAAGGACATGGCCATCGATCTGCTCAAGCAGGGGGCCATGCTGGCGGACAAGGACGCCTGA
- the topA gene encoding type I DNA topoisomerase — protein sequence MAKDLIIVESPAKVKTIKKFLGSNYEVEASVGHVRDLPSRRLGVDEGNDFLPEYEVIDGKEKVVNKLKSQAAKSRLVFLAPDPDREGEAIAFHVAELIKAKNPNIQRIQFNEITPRAVKEALEHPREINTKLFESQQARRILDRLVGYKISPLLWSKVKRGISAGRVQSVALRLVVDREKERRAFVPEEYWVFKALLAAGQNADAPQFTTELTKIGGKKARIGSKDEATALEKKVKAASFTVSDVTEKERSRTPPPPFITSTLQQAANQRLGYPAKKTMSTAQRLYEGVDLGERGAQALITYMRTDSVRISDDARDAAKAFITEAFGPEYYPPQPRHFKTKGGAQDAHEAIRPVDLTIRPDSLKGDLPSDQYHLYKLIWERFVASQMAAARFWDTTVLVAAADTEWKAKGERLLFPGFLIVTRESDATQELPKLESGQALALVKLQGEQKFTQPPPRFSEASLVRELEEKGIGRPSTYAAIISTLLDRDYCRLDKKLFAPTDLGETVSDLLAEHFKELMDVDFTAGMEERLDKVADGDANWVDLLKQFAGGFYATLKDAEKQMQSVKAGLETGLICEQCGKPLVVKFGKAGPFLACTGYPDCSNTKNFTRDENGNITVVQAEPVQWEKVGTCPDCGHDLVIKKSRTGSRFIACSNYPKCKHAEPFSTGVRCPREGCTGDLVEKSSKRGKIFYSCSTFPKCDFALWDWPIPEPCPVCDSPVLVRKTTKAKGEHIACPNKSCRYMRELGETSGEQAEE from the coding sequence ATGGCAAAAGACCTCATCATCGTCGAATCGCCGGCCAAGGTGAAGACCATCAAGAAGTTCCTGGGCTCCAACTACGAAGTGGAGGCCAGCGTCGGTCACGTGCGCGACCTGCCCTCGCGCCGCCTGGGAGTGGATGAAGGCAACGACTTTCTCCCGGAATATGAAGTGATTGACGGCAAGGAGAAGGTCGTCAACAAACTCAAGAGCCAGGCCGCCAAGTCTCGTCTGGTGTTCCTCGCCCCGGACCCGGACCGCGAAGGAGAGGCCATCGCCTTTCATGTGGCCGAGCTCATCAAGGCCAAGAATCCCAACATCCAGCGCATCCAGTTCAACGAGATTACCCCCCGGGCAGTCAAGGAAGCGTTGGAGCATCCACGCGAAATAAACACAAAACTCTTTGAATCCCAGCAGGCGCGGCGCATTCTGGACCGTCTGGTGGGCTACAAGATTTCCCCGCTGCTGTGGAGCAAGGTCAAGCGCGGCATTTCCGCCGGCCGGGTGCAGAGCGTGGCCCTGCGGCTGGTGGTGGACCGTGAGAAGGAACGCCGCGCCTTTGTGCCGGAGGAGTATTGGGTCTTCAAGGCCCTGCTGGCTGCCGGTCAAAATGCCGACGCGCCCCAGTTCACCACGGAATTGACCAAGATTGGCGGCAAGAAGGCCAGGATCGGCTCCAAGGACGAAGCCACGGCCCTGGAAAAGAAGGTGAAGGCGGCCTCGTTCACGGTCTCGGACGTCACGGAGAAGGAACGCTCCCGCACGCCGCCGCCGCCGTTCATCACCTCCACCTTGCAGCAGGCCGCCAACCAGCGGCTGGGGTATCCAGCCAAGAAGACCATGAGCACGGCCCAGCGGCTGTACGAAGGCGTGGACCTTGGCGAGCGCGGCGCCCAGGCCCTCATCACCTATATGCGTACCGACAGCGTACGCATCAGCGACGATGCCCGGGACGCAGCCAAGGCCTTCATCACCGAGGCCTTCGGGCCGGAATACTATCCGCCCCAGCCCCGCCACTTCAAGACCAAGGGCGGCGCCCAGGACGCCCACGAGGCCATCCGCCCGGTTGACCTGACCATCCGGCCGGACTCCCTCAAGGGCGACCTGCCCAGCGATCAATATCACCTCTACAAACTCATCTGGGAACGCTTCGTGGCCTCGCAGATGGCTGCGGCGCGCTTCTGGGACACCACCGTGCTGGTGGCCGCGGCAGACACGGAATGGAAGGCCAAGGGCGAGCGACTGCTCTTCCCGGGCTTTCTGATCGTCACCCGCGAGTCGGACGCCACCCAGGAGCTGCCCAAACTGGAATCCGGCCAGGCGCTGGCCTTGGTCAAGCTCCAGGGCGAGCAGAAATTCACGCAGCCGCCGCCGCGTTTCTCCGAAGCCTCCCTGGTGCGCGAGCTGGAAGAAAAGGGCATCGGCCGGCCCTCCACCTATGCCGCCATCATCTCCACCCTTCTGGACCGCGACTACTGCCGCCTGGACAAGAAGCTCTTTGCCCCCACGGACCTGGGCGAAACCGTGAGCGATCTGCTGGCCGAGCATTTCAAGGAACTGATGGATGTGGACTTCACCGCCGGCATGGAAGAACGCCTGGACAAGGTGGCCGACGGCGATGCCAACTGGGTGGACCTGCTCAAGCAGTTTGCCGGCGGCTTTTACGCCACCCTCAAGGATGCCGAAAAGCAGATGCAGAGCGTCAAGGCCGGGCTGGAAACCGGGCTCATCTGCGAGCAGTGCGGCAAGCCCCTGGTGGTGAAATTCGGCAAGGCCGGGCCGTTTCTGGCCTGCACGGGCTATCCTGACTGTTCCAACACAAAAAACTTCACCCGGGACGAAAACGGCAACATCACCGTGGTGCAAGCCGAACCCGTGCAATGGGAAAAAGTGGGCACCTGCCCGGATTGCGGGCATGATCTGGTGATCAAGAAATCCCGCACCGGCAGCCGGTTCATTGCCTGTTCCAACTACCCCAAGTGCAAGCACGCCGAGCCGTTTTCCACGGGCGTGCGTTGCCCGCGCGAGGGCTGCACCGGCGATCTGGTGGAAAAAAGCTCCAAGCGCGGCAAGATATTCTATTCCTGCAGCACCTTCCCCAAGTGCGATTTCGCCCTCTGGGACTGGCCCATCCCCGAGCCCTGCCCGGTGTGCGATTCCCCGGTGCTGGTGCGCAAGACCACCAAGGCCAAGGGCGAGCACATCGCCTGCCCCAACAAGAGCTGCCGCTACATGCGGGAGCTGGGGGAAACCTCCGGCGAACAGGCGGAGGAATAG
- a CDS encoding sulfide-dependent adenosine diphosphate thiazole synthase yields MASSSAASASLPFDEIATTRVIARAYFDKFLAATECDVAIVGGGPSGLTAAWKLAEAGLNVALFERKLSLGGGVWGGGMTWNMLVVQEESRHVLDEAGVPLTEAQPGCFVADAVSVASTLASKACLAGAKIFNCMSVEDVMLRGEGPRARVTGLVINSSPVEIAGLHVDPVTIGCKAVIEATGHDMEVLRTLVRKNDVQLDTATGGVVGEKSMWAGRAETDTVLNTREVFPGMWVAGMAANATHGSYRMGPIFGGMLLSGEKVARELIARLQ; encoded by the coding sequence ATGGCTTCTTCTTCTGCTGCTTCTGCATCGCTTCCCTTCGACGAAATCGCCACCACCCGCGTCATCGCCCGCGCCTACTTCGACAAGTTCCTTGCCGCCACCGAGTGCGACGTGGCCATTGTCGGCGGCGGGCCGTCTGGCCTGACTGCAGCCTGGAAACTGGCCGAAGCCGGGCTGAATGTGGCGTTGTTTGAACGCAAGCTCTCCCTGGGCGGCGGCGTCTGGGGCGGCGGCATGACCTGGAACATGCTGGTGGTGCAGGAGGAAAGCCGCCACGTGCTGGACGAGGCCGGCGTGCCCCTGACCGAGGCCCAGCCCGGCTGCTTTGTGGCCGATGCCGTGAGCGTGGCGTCCACCCTGGCCTCCAAGGCCTGCCTGGCCGGAGCCAAGATCTTCAACTGCATGAGCGTGGAAGACGTGATGCTGCGCGGCGAGGGTCCCAGAGCCCGGGTGACCGGCCTGGTGATCAATTCCTCGCCCGTGGAAATCGCCGGCTTGCACGTGGACCCTGTGACCATCGGCTGCAAGGCAGTCATCGAAGCCACCGGGCACGACATGGAAGTGCTGCGCACCCTGGTGCGCAAGAATGATGTGCAGCTGGACACCGCCACCGGCGGCGTGGTGGGCGAGAAATCCATGTGGGCCGGCCGGGCCGAGACCGACACTGTGCTCAATACCCGGGAAGTGTTCCCCGGCATGTGGGTGGCCGGCATGGCCGCCAATGCCACCCACGGCTCCTATCGCATGGGCCCCATCTTCGGCGGCATGCTGCTCTCCGGGGAGAAGGTGGCCCGGGAACTCATCGCCCGGCTGCAATAA
- a CDS encoding tetratricopeptide repeat protein, which yields MRCLALALLVLLTLAAACGTEKKERAQAVQHLVEARTQYIKGDYAEAEKKYEQYLRLAPDGEFSWEAWNRRVYIWLTVHRNSAQAAELLKEMAVEFSDEPARLPQILLQLANAYETAGELANALEAWKAYLELEELDAMNATSAYHHMARLEQDRREYDQAMHALDRCMALADTTNQTQPGPPAGALRDRQLECRYEQARTRLLQQRYEDAQILLDALLKEPGFDPELNATAGYVLAEIYRNQNNPDKAVALLKAIQEMYPNPGVVKSRLEKIEQSKK from the coding sequence ATGCGGTGCCTTGCCCTTGCGTTGCTCGTGCTGCTCACCCTGGCCGCGGCCTGTGGTACGGAAAAGAAGGAACGCGCCCAGGCCGTGCAGCATCTGGTGGAAGCTCGCACGCAGTACATCAAGGGCGACTATGCCGAGGCGGAAAAGAAGTACGAGCAATACCTGCGTCTGGCGCCGGACGGCGAGTTCAGCTGGGAGGCCTGGAACCGGCGGGTGTACATCTGGCTCACCGTGCACCGCAACAGCGCCCAGGCTGCGGAACTGCTCAAGGAGATGGCCGTGGAGTTCTCGGACGAACCGGCCCGTCTGCCGCAGATCCTCCTGCAACTGGCCAACGCCTACGAGACCGCCGGAGAGCTGGCCAACGCCCTGGAGGCCTGGAAAGCCTATCTGGAGCTGGAGGAGCTGGACGCCATGAACGCCACCAGCGCCTACCACCACATGGCCCGGCTGGAGCAGGACCGTCGCGAGTACGATCAGGCCATGCACGCCCTGGACCGATGCATGGCCCTGGCCGACACGACGAACCAGACCCAGCCGGGCCCCCCGGCTGGGGCCCTGCGCGACCGGCAGTTGGAATGCCGCTACGAACAGGCCCGTACCCGGCTGCTGCAGCAGCGCTACGAGGATGCCCAGATCCTGCTGGACGCCCTGCTCAAGGAGCCGGGTTTTGACCCTGAATTGAACGCCACCGCCGGCTATGTGCTGGCGGAAATCTACCGCAACCAGAACAATCCGGATAAGGCCGTGGCGCTGCTCAAGGCCATTCAGGAGATGTACCCCAATCCTGGTGTGGTCAAGAGCCGGCTGGAGAAGATCGAGCAGTCCAAGAAATGA
- the gyrA gene encoding DNA gyrase subunit A, with amino-acid sequence MSEFGIQPISIEQEIKKSYLEYSLSVIIGRAIPDVRDGLKPVHRRILFGMHELSNTWNRPHLKSARVVGDVMGKYHPHGDAAIYDALVRMAQPFSMRDVLVDGQGNFGSIDGDSPAAQRYTEVRMAKLASEMLADLDKETVDFRPNYDDSEKEPVVLPAKVPNLLLNGSSGIAVGMATNIPPHNLGELCDGVLHLLDDPDCSIVDLMQHIKGPDFPTAGQVFAGQGLYDAYCTGRGSVRVRGVIRQEERKKGFESLVITELPFAVNKTSLVEKIASLVNDKKIEGVSDLRDESNRKGIRVVLDLKKGAMPEIIINALFKYTPLESSFGVNMLAVVDNRPKLLNLKDVLRHFLSHRREVVIRRTRYELRKAEDRAHILEGLRIAIDNIDEIIELIRTSANPPDAKARLIERFVLSEVQAQAILSMQLQRLTGLEVEKIIEEYEELLKRIQYLKSILESPEVLKGVIRAEVEEVRQLYVTPRKSEILPDDLSEFVIEDLIPDDEVILTLSRRGYIKRTTLDNYRVQGRGGKGVAAVQTSDGDFIHTFCATSNHQTLLLFSNKGRMYSVKVHQVPEGSRTAKGMHIANLLPLEREEWIATALTMREFVETRALLFVTRKGVVKRSEATLYSNVRRAGIIALNLREDDELIMVREVGDTDECVLTTQKGLAIRFPVNEVRLMGRASAGVKGMTLASNDDVVAGVILKAGNGVQEILSISSNGYGKRTLIEHYRLQSRGGKGVINMKVTSKTGDVIGAMPVSESDELILLTTANKAIRTSVREISLVGRATQGVRIVRMDEKDSVAAFDLVRETLTDACQV; translated from the coding sequence GTGAGCGAATTCGGCATTCAGCCCATCAGTATTGAGCAGGAGATCAAGAAGTCGTATCTTGAATACTCCTTGAGCGTCATCATTGGCCGCGCCATTCCGGACGTGCGCGACGGCCTCAAGCCTGTGCATCGCCGCATCCTCTTCGGCATGCACGAGCTCTCCAACACCTGGAACCGGCCCCATCTCAAGTCTGCCCGCGTGGTGGGCGATGTCATGGGTAAGTACCATCCCCATGGCGACGCCGCCATCTACGACGCCCTGGTGCGCATGGCCCAGCCCTTCTCCATGCGCGATGTGCTCGTGGACGGCCAGGGGAACTTCGGCTCCATTGACGGCGATTCCCCCGCCGCCCAGCGTTACACCGAAGTGCGCATGGCCAAGCTGGCCAGTGAAATGCTGGCCGACCTGGACAAGGAGACCGTGGACTTCCGGCCCAACTACGACGACTCCGAAAAAGAGCCCGTGGTGCTGCCGGCCAAGGTGCCGAACCTGCTGCTCAACGGCTCCTCCGGCATTGCCGTGGGCATGGCCACCAACATCCCGCCCCACAACCTGGGCGAACTGTGCGACGGCGTGCTTCACCTGCTGGACGACCCGGACTGCTCCATCGTGGACCTGATGCAGCACATCAAAGGCCCGGACTTTCCCACCGCCGGCCAGGTGTTCGCCGGCCAGGGCCTCTATGATGCCTACTGCACCGGCCGCGGCTCGGTGCGCGTGCGCGGGGTCATTCGCCAGGAGGAGCGCAAGAAGGGCTTCGAATCCCTGGTGATTACCGAACTGCCCTTTGCCGTGAACAAGACCTCCCTGGTGGAGAAGATCGCCTCCCTGGTCAACGACAAGAAGATCGAGGGCGTGAGCGACCTGCGCGACGAGTCCAACCGCAAGGGCATCCGCGTGGTGCTGGATCTCAAAAAGGGCGCCATGCCCGAGATCATCATCAATGCCCTGTTCAAGTACACCCCCCTGGAATCCAGCTTCGGGGTGAACATGCTGGCCGTGGTGGACAACCGGCCCAAGCTCCTGAACCTCAAGGACGTGCTGCGGCACTTCCTCTCTCACCGGCGTGAGGTGGTCATCCGCCGCACCCGCTATGAGCTGCGCAAGGCCGAGGACCGCGCCCACATCCTCGAAGGCCTGCGCATCGCCATCGACAACATCGATGAGATCATCGAACTCATCAGGACAAGCGCCAATCCGCCCGATGCCAAGGCCCGGCTTATCGAACGCTTCGTGCTTTCCGAAGTCCAGGCCCAGGCCATCCTTTCCATGCAGCTGCAGCGCCTCACCGGGCTGGAAGTGGAAAAGATCATCGAGGAATACGAAGAACTGCTCAAGCGCATCCAGTACCTCAAGAGCATTCTGGAAAGCCCCGAGGTGCTCAAGGGCGTCATCCGGGCCGAGGTGGAGGAAGTCCGGCAGCTGTACGTCACGCCGCGCAAGAGCGAGATCCTGCCCGACGACCTGAGCGAATTCGTCATTGAGGATTTGATTCCCGACGACGAAGTCATCCTCACTCTCTCCCGGCGGGGCTACATCAAGCGCACCACCCTGGACAACTACCGGGTGCAGGGTCGTGGCGGCAAGGGCGTGGCTGCCGTGCAAACCAGCGACGGCGACTTCATCCACACCTTCTGTGCCACATCCAACCACCAGACACTGCTGCTCTTTTCCAACAAGGGCCGCATGTATTCCGTCAAGGTGCATCAGGTGCCCGAGGGCAGCCGCACGGCCAAGGGCATGCACATCGCCAACCTGCTGCCCCTGGAGCGCGAGGAGTGGATTGCCACGGCGCTGACCATGCGCGAGTTCGTGGAAACCCGCGCCCTGCTCTTCGTCACCCGCAAGGGCGTGGTCAAGCGCTCGGAAGCCACCTTGTATTCCAACGTGCGCCGCGCCGGCATCATCGCCCTGAACCTGCGCGAGGACGACGAGCTGATCATGGTCCGCGAAGTGGGCGACACCGACGAATGCGTCCTCACCACGCAAAAGGGCCTGGCCATCCGCTTCCCGGTTAACGAAGTCCGCCTCATGGGCCGGGCCAGCGCGGGCGTCAAAGGCATGACCCTGGCCAGCAACGACGACGTGGTGGCCGGCGTCATCCTCAAGGCCGGCAACGGCGTGCAGGAGATTCTCTCCATCTCCAGCAACGGCTACGGCAAGCGCACCCTCATCGAGCATTACCGGCTGCAGTCCCGCGGTGGCAAGGGCGTGATCAACATGAAAGTCACCTCCAAGACCGGGGATGTCATCGGCGCCATGCCCGTGAGCGAAAGCGATGAACTCATCCTGCTGACCACGGCCAACAAGGCTATCCGGACCTCGGTGCGGGAAATCAGCCTGGTGGGCCGTGCCACCCAGGGCGTGCGCATCGTGCGCATGGACGAGAAAGACAGCGTGGCCGCCTTCGATCTGGTCCGGGAAACCCTTACCGACGCCTGTCAGGTGTAG
- the gyrB gene encoding DNA topoisomerase (ATP-hydrolyzing) subunit B: MTDSHNTEPLAQPGSQPVGQKGYTADSITVLEGLSAVRKRPAMYIGSTDVRGLHHLVWEVVDNAVDEAMAGWCTHITVKVHVDNSITVSDNGRGIPVDIHPKEGRPAVEVVMTVLHAGGKFDNDAYKVSGGLHGVGVSVVNALSEYLEVWVRREGKRHHQRYERGRPVTELACEGNSPNRGTTVKFKPDEEIFEVMEFNYDTLKKRFEELAYLNRGLQIELIDERSGEKAVFKFDGGVKQFVKDLNSGDMGVHALVYGEGEAEHITVEFALQYNAGYKENVLTFANNIRTKEGGTHLVGFKTALTRAINVYIKNSDISKKLKQTISGDDVKEGLTAVVSVKVPHPQFEGQTKTKLGNSEVAGLVASLVYDRLSVFFEENPKDAKLIVEKVVDSARAREAARQARDLVRRKGALSDNSLPGKLWDCQAKDPAESELYIVEGDSAGGSAKGGRDPKFQAILPLRGKVLNVERTRFDRMLANKEIRTLIQALGAGIGEEDMDLAKLRYHKIIIMTDADVDGAHIRTLLLTFFFRQYGELIEKGYLYIAQPPLYLIKKGKSEKYIKDDDAMQAYLMDRLATELVIAGENGTEFAGAASIDLLQQIRLIKHKADEAEGMAIHLPLFMALLSFQERIQPASFQEMDIALHPLAAHLETHGYALDALDEADELETRRYLLAMDQNGHATRIGMEFFGTRMYRAAHEAYWELRARTGGASYFLRRRDQDPEQARPIENMFLLLAEVFQEARKGLGIKRFKGLGEMNAEELWVTTMNPEHRTLLQVNVEDAEAADEIFSNLMGEKVEPRRQFIERNALMVTELDI; encoded by the coding sequence ATGACGGATTCGCATAACACCGAGCCCCTGGCGCAGCCGGGTTCTCAGCCTGTGGGCCAGAAAGGCTACACGGCAGATTCCATCACCGTGCTGGAGGGCCTTTCGGCCGTCCGCAAGCGCCCGGCCATGTATATTGGCTCCACCGACGTGCGGGGCCTGCATCATCTGGTCTGGGAAGTGGTGGACAACGCCGTGGACGAAGCCATGGCCGGCTGGTGCACACACATCACCGTCAAGGTGCATGTGGACAATTCCATCACCGTGTCTGACAACGGCCGCGGCATTCCCGTGGACATCCACCCCAAGGAAGGCCGGCCGGCGGTGGAAGTGGTCATGACCGTGCTGCACGCCGGCGGCAAGTTCGACAACGACGCATACAAGGTGTCCGGCGGCTTGCACGGCGTGGGCGTGAGCGTGGTGAACGCCCTTTCGGAATACCTGGAAGTGTGGGTCCGGCGCGAGGGCAAGCGGCACCATCAGCGCTACGAGCGCGGCCGGCCAGTGACGGAGCTTGCCTGCGAAGGCAACTCGCCCAACCGTGGCACCACGGTGAAGTTCAAGCCCGACGAAGAAATCTTCGAAGTCATGGAATTCAACTATGACACGCTGAAGAAACGCTTCGAGGAACTGGCGTACCTGAACCGGGGCCTGCAGATTGAACTCATCGACGAACGCAGCGGCGAAAAAGCCGTCTTCAAGTTCGACGGCGGGGTGAAGCAGTTCGTCAAGGATCTGAATTCCGGCGACATGGGCGTGCACGCCCTGGTGTATGGCGAAGGCGAGGCCGAGCACATTACCGTGGAATTTGCCCTGCAGTACAATGCCGGGTACAAGGAAAACGTGCTCACCTTTGCCAACAACATCCGCACCAAGGAAGGCGGCACGCACCTGGTGGGGTTCAAGACGGCGCTCACACGGGCCATCAACGTCTACATCAAGAATTCGGACATCTCCAAGAAGCTCAAGCAGACCATCAGCGGGGACGACGTCAAGGAAGGCCTCACGGCGGTGGTCAGCGTCAAGGTGCCGCACCCGCAGTTCGAGGGCCAGACCAAAACCAAGTTGGGCAACAGCGAGGTAGCCGGGCTGGTGGCCTCCCTGGTGTATGACCGATTGAGCGTCTTTTTTGAGGAAAACCCCAAAGACGCAAAGTTGATTGTGGAAAAGGTTGTGGATTCCGCCCGCGCCCGCGAGGCTGCCCGCCAGGCCCGGGATCTGGTGCGCCGCAAGGGGGCCCTCTCCGACAATTCCCTGCCCGGCAAGCTCTGGGACTGCCAGGCCAAGGATCCCGCGGAAAGCGAGCTGTACATCGTGGAAGGGGACTCCGCCGGCGGCTCGGCCAAGGGCGGGCGCGATCCCAAGTTCCAGGCCATCCTGCCCCTGCGCGGCAAGGTGCTCAATGTGGAGCGCACGCGCTTTGACCGCATGCTGGCCAACAAGGAAATCCGCACCCTCATCCAGGCCCTGGGCGCGGGGATCGGCGAGGAGGACATGGACCTCGCCAAGCTGCGCTACCACAAGATCATCATCATGACCGACGCCGACGTGGACGGCGCGCACATCCGCACCCTGCTGCTCACGTTCTTCTTCCGCCAGTACGGCGAGCTCATCGAAAAGGGCTACCTGTACATCGCCCAGCCCCCGCTGTACCTCATCAAAAAGGGCAAGTCGGAAAAGTACATCAAGGACGATGACGCCATGCAGGCGTACCTCATGGACCGCCTGGCCACGGAACTGGTCATTGCCGGGGAAAACGGCACGGAGTTCGCCGGTGCGGCCTCCATCGATCTCTTGCAGCAAATCCGCCTCATCAAGCACAAGGCCGACGAAGCCGAGGGCATGGCCATCCACCTGCCCCTGTTCATGGCCCTGCTGAGCTTCCAGGAGCGCATCCAGCCCGCCTCGTTCCAGGAAATGGACATTGCCCTGCATCCCCTCGCCGCGCATCTGGAGACCCACGGCTACGCCCTGGACGCCCTGGACGAGGCAGACGAGCTGGAAACCCGGCGCTACCTCCTGGCCATGGATCAGAATGGGCATGCCACGCGCATTGGTATGGAATTCTTCGGCACCCGCATGTACCGCGCCGCCCACGAGGCCTACTGGGAGTTGCGCGCCAGAACCGGCGGCGCCAGCTACTTCCTGCGCCGGCGCGATCAGGACCCCGAACAGGCCCGGCCCATCGAGAACATGTTCCTGCTGCTGGCAGAGGTGTTCCAGGAGGCGCGCAAGGGCCTGGGCATCAAACGCTTCAAGGGCCTGGGCGAAATGAACGCCGAGGAACTCTGGGTCACCACCATGAATCCCGAGCACCGCACCCTGTTGCAAGTGAACGTGGAAGACGCCGAAGCCGCGGACGAAATCTTCTCCAATCTCATGGGCGAGAAGGTGGAGCCGCGCCGCCAGTTCATTGAGCGCAACGCCCTGATGGTGACGGAACTGGACATCTAA